One genomic segment of Caldimonas brevitalea includes these proteins:
- a CDS encoding TetR/AcrR family transcriptional regulator, which translates to MRILLAAGRGFRKRGYEGIGVDGLAKEAGVTSGAFYVHFGSKAEAFKEAVLAGLRDLQAGVERFQAEHGPGWIEAFVDFYLSDKRTCDLSEACALQSLTPEVVRAEATVRDLYQSELAKVIDVIAKGLPQPNAAERRNSAWALISMLSGAVTIARAMHDAPQAAKVAKAVRPAAIAVARSASGAG; encoded by the coding sequence TTGCGCATCCTGCTTGCCGCCGGGCGGGGGTTTCGTAAGCGCGGCTACGAGGGCATAGGCGTCGACGGCTTGGCCAAGGAGGCCGGGGTGACCTCCGGAGCCTTCTATGTGCACTTCGGTTCGAAGGCGGAGGCCTTCAAGGAAGCGGTGCTGGCCGGCCTGCGCGATCTGCAAGCCGGGGTCGAGCGCTTTCAGGCCGAGCACGGTCCCGGCTGGATCGAGGCGTTCGTTGATTTCTATTTGAGCGACAAGCGCACATGCGACCTCTCAGAGGCCTGCGCGTTGCAGTCACTCACGCCCGAGGTCGTGCGCGCCGAGGCGACGGTGCGGGACCTCTACCAGTCTGAATTGGCGAAGGTCATTGATGTGATTGCAAAGGGGCTGCCGCAGCCGAATGCGGCCGAGCGGCGCAACAGCGCCTGGGCCTTGATCTCCATGCTGAGCGGTGCCGTGACCATCGCACGCGCGATGCACGACGCGCCGCAGGCGGCCAAGGTCGCCAAGGCCGTGAGACCTGCGGCAATTGCGGTGGCGCGCAGCGCGAGCGGCGCCGGGTAG
- a CDS encoding SDR family oxidoreductase → MTARQIVVVTGASAGIGRATAKAFAQRGARVALLARGLDGLEGARRDVEAAGGQALVIPTDVADVQQVEAAAQRVEHEWGPIDVWVNNAMATIYAPCDQITPEDFRRATEVTYLGAVWGTLAALRYMKPRNRGVIVQVGSALAYRSIPLQAPYCGAKAALRGFTDSLRSELMHDRSAVALTMVHLSAFNTPQFDWGRTTLDKQPQPVPPIFQPELAAEAIVWASAHPRREFAVGFPAVKAMLGQKLVPGYIDRMLAGQGYSGQHTDRPLPPGRQDNLYTPVPGDHGAHGRFDDRARLKSWQWWFNTHRWLMLLAFVALGVALAALLARWL, encoded by the coding sequence ATGACCGCCCGACAGATCGTGGTGGTGACCGGCGCTTCGGCCGGTATCGGGCGCGCGACGGCCAAGGCCTTCGCGCAGCGCGGCGCACGCGTCGCGCTGTTGGCGCGCGGCCTGGATGGGCTCGAAGGCGCCCGCCGTGACGTCGAGGCGGCCGGCGGACAGGCGCTGGTGATCCCGACCGACGTGGCGGATGTGCAGCAGGTGGAGGCCGCGGCGCAGCGGGTCGAGCACGAGTGGGGGCCGATCGACGTCTGGGTCAACAACGCGATGGCCACGATCTACGCGCCCTGCGACCAGATCACGCCGGAGGACTTTCGGCGGGCCACCGAGGTCACCTACCTCGGCGCGGTCTGGGGCACCCTCGCCGCCTTGCGCTACATGAAGCCGCGCAACCGAGGCGTGATCGTGCAGGTCGGCTCCGCGCTCGCCTACCGCTCGATACCGCTGCAGGCGCCGTACTGCGGCGCCAAGGCGGCCTTGCGCGGGTTCACCGACTCGCTGCGGTCGGAGCTGATGCACGACCGCAGCGCGGTGGCGCTGACGATGGTGCACCTGTCGGCCTTCAACACACCTCAGTTCGACTGGGGCCGCACGACACTCGACAAGCAGCCACAACCGGTGCCGCCGATCTTCCAGCCGGAACTCGCCGCGGAAGCCATCGTCTGGGCCAGCGCGCATCCCCGGCGGGAGTTCGCGGTCGGCTTCCCGGCCGTCAAGGCCATGCTGGGCCAGAAGCTGGTGCCCGGCTATATCGACCGCATGCTGGCCGGCCAGGGCTATTCGGGCCAACACACCGACCGTCCGCTGCCGCCGGGACGCCAGGACAACCTTTACACCCCGGTGCCCGGCGACCATGGCGCGCACGGGCGGTTCGACGATCGCGCCAGGCTGAAGAGCTGGCAGTGGTGGTTCAACACCCATCGCTGGTTGATGTTGCTCGCATTCGTCGCGTTGGGGGTCGCCCTGGCTGCCCTGTTGGCCCGGTGGCTGTAG
- the istA gene encoding IS21 family transposase → MEEEVQRMAAEAGTVPVWRRSMEVAVVGQEQWEAIRERRAAGQSISAIARELGLDRKTVRGCLARDEWKPYSREVRRPTLLDEHIEWLNRRAPQVGFSARVLFQELRAQRGFTGCYEVVKVAVRPLRSSASVAAITQMRFETAPGEQAQVDWGQVKVWLGGEATRVHVFVMTLGYSRRAYAEGYLSERMDSLLSAHERAFDHFGGVCQSLLYDRMRTVTIGTTEDDAGVRRAKLNATFQSFAGHWGFTIRLCRPYRAKTKGKVESGVKYIKGNFVPGRQFRDLEDFNAQLAAWQAEVADVRVHGTTHQRPMERFAEEAKALMPAAGHRSFLQAMVRERVVAEDWLVAIDANRYSVPFRLIGKTVQVAREGGSWIIRHKGKVVAEHAVLSGRAQLSVLPEHGPGAVPRNQRQRFGSIGERPTAPSQSERDVEVRDLGVYDQLLHAVREAA, encoded by the coding sequence ATGGAAGAGGAAGTTCAAAGGATGGCTGCAGAGGCCGGTACCGTGCCCGTCTGGAGACGGAGCATGGAGGTGGCGGTGGTTGGGCAAGAGCAGTGGGAAGCGATTCGCGAGCGCCGCGCCGCCGGTCAGAGCATCTCGGCGATCGCGCGGGAGCTGGGGCTGGACCGCAAGACGGTCAGAGGCTGCCTGGCACGTGATGAGTGGAAGCCGTACAGCCGGGAGGTGAGGCGCCCGACACTGCTGGACGAGCACATTGAGTGGCTGAACCGGCGGGCGCCGCAGGTGGGATTCTCGGCGCGGGTGCTGTTCCAGGAGCTGCGTGCGCAGCGGGGCTTCACGGGCTGCTACGAGGTGGTCAAGGTGGCGGTGCGTCCGCTGCGCTCGAGTGCGTCGGTGGCGGCGATCACGCAGATGCGCTTCGAGACGGCACCAGGTGAACAGGCGCAAGTGGACTGGGGCCAGGTCAAGGTGTGGCTGGGCGGCGAGGCGACCCGGGTGCACGTGTTCGTGATGACGCTGGGCTACAGCCGCCGGGCCTACGCCGAGGGCTACCTCAGCGAGCGGATGGACAGCCTGCTGTCGGCGCACGAGCGGGCCTTCGATCACTTCGGTGGCGTCTGTCAGTCGCTGCTGTACGACCGGATGCGCACGGTGACGATCGGCACGACCGAGGACGACGCCGGTGTGCGACGGGCGAAGCTGAACGCGACGTTCCAATCATTTGCCGGGCACTGGGGCTTCACGATCCGGCTGTGCCGGCCGTACCGGGCCAAGACCAAGGGCAAGGTCGAGTCCGGCGTGAAGTACATCAAGGGCAACTTCGTGCCGGGCCGCCAGTTCCGGGACCTGGAGGACTTCAATGCCCAGCTGGCTGCCTGGCAGGCCGAGGTCGCGGATGTGCGCGTGCACGGCACGACGCATCAGCGGCCGATGGAGCGCTTCGCCGAGGAGGCCAAGGCGCTGATGCCGGCGGCCGGCCATCGCAGCTTCCTGCAAGCCATGGTGCGGGAGCGGGTGGTCGCCGAGGACTGGCTCGTGGCGATCGACGCGAACCGCTACTCGGTGCCGTTCCGACTGATTGGCAAGACGGTGCAGGTCGCCCGCGAGGGCGGCAGCTGGATCATCCGGCACAAGGGCAAGGTCGTGGCCGAGCACGCGGTGCTGAGCGGGCGTGCGCAGCTGAGCGTCCTGCCCGAACACGGGCCTGGAGCGGTACCCCGTAACCAGCGTCAGCGATTCGGCTCGATAGGCGAGCGGCCCACTGCGCCATCCCAGAGCGAGCGCGACGTCGAGGTCCGAGACCTCGGGGTCTACGACCAGTTGCTGCACGCCGTTCGGGAGGCTGCGTGA
- the istB gene encoding IS21-like element helper ATPase IstB, giving the protein MERLGEHLRKLRLLKSGERLEALLQHAAAQELPYAEFLEQVLGEEVAAKTSKNIAMRTAMARLPFVKPLETFEFDYQPSIDRKQVHTLASCHFIEHGDNVIVLGPPGVGKTHLAVSLGLKAIANGYRVLFTTAANLISVLTKAHAEGRLEEKLKVYATPRLLIIDEIGYLPIDRLGANLFFQLISRRYERGPMILTSNQSFSAWGDVFGDRIIATAILDRLLHHAVTLNIRGNSYRLKDKLKAGLIRTQDNEGSQPGGEI; this is encoded by the coding sequence CTGGAGCGGCTTGGTGAGCACCTGCGCAAGCTGCGACTGCTCAAAAGCGGCGAGCGGCTGGAGGCACTGCTGCAGCACGCTGCGGCCCAGGAACTGCCGTATGCCGAGTTCCTCGAGCAGGTGCTCGGCGAGGAGGTTGCGGCCAAGACGAGCAAGAACATCGCCATGCGCACGGCGATGGCCCGACTGCCCTTCGTCAAACCGCTCGAGACCTTCGAGTTCGACTACCAGCCCTCGATCGACCGCAAGCAGGTCCATACCCTGGCAAGTTGCCACTTCATCGAGCACGGCGACAACGTCATCGTGCTCGGCCCACCGGGCGTGGGCAAGACGCATCTGGCGGTCTCACTTGGGCTCAAGGCCATCGCCAACGGCTACAGGGTGCTGTTCACGACGGCGGCCAACTTGATCTCCGTGCTGACCAAGGCGCATGCCGAAGGCCGCCTTGAGGAGAAGCTCAAGGTCTACGCCACGCCTCGGTTGCTGATCATCGATGAGATCGGCTACCTGCCCATTGACCGGCTGGGTGCAAACCTGTTCTTCCAGCTGATCAGCCGCCGTTACGAGCGGGGGCCCATGATCCTGACCAGCAACCAGAGCTTCTCGGCGTGGGGTGACGTCTTCGGTGACCGGATCATCGCCACGGCCATCCTTGACCGGCTCCTGCACCACGCCGTCACGCTGAACATCCGAGGCAACTCCTACCGACTCAAGGACAAGCTGAAGGCCGGACTGATCAGGACCCAAGACAACGAGGGTTCACAACCGGGTGGGGAAATTTAG
- a CDS encoding glycoside hydrolase family 5 protein — protein sequence MNAKFFLNRRMVLKTAVLSGVAHLTACGGGGGDDGSAGDNGADDKEPSASDLVVGVAGNGFTLNGKSWLPRGVMIRGFVAPPEFLRTTIPKTYNGRLHYGQAELDAAKRFGADTLRFQIGQPSLDVKSPLYDATYVRDVIDAILLARRNGFVVNISMQDGWRSGEPNIKPFATAHTVRNWDMLNEVFGQDKGAIFELYNEPQARATAANWKIWRDGSADESGPDAPVGMQTLLDRLRERGSKNVIIVDGLDWANTLEGVLPLADPLEKVVYAVHPYLHGRAGGKSDWDRRFGNISARLPVYANEWSAGAGSKLGLDTLPSYRPAVDLLNYLRDHGIALSAGEFDVEGVLVQEVPGWIPTNYDGYTSADNKGNVGQLVHNAFISKYSRPLTMQDALSSPKE from the coding sequence ATGAACGCTAAGTTTTTTCTCAACAGGCGCATGGTTCTAAAAACAGCTGTTTTGTCGGGCGTTGCGCACTTGACGGCTTGCGGTGGGGGTGGCGGCGATGATGGCAGTGCCGGTGATAATGGTGCCGACGATAAGGAACCCAGCGCGTCCGATCTGGTGGTTGGCGTCGCTGGAAACGGATTCACGTTGAACGGAAAAAGCTGGCTGCCGCGCGGGGTCATGATACGAGGGTTCGTTGCACCCCCCGAATTCCTGCGTACGACAATTCCGAAAACATACAACGGAAGATTGCACTACGGTCAGGCCGAGCTTGATGCGGCAAAGAGGTTCGGCGCCGACACTTTGCGGTTCCAGATCGGTCAACCGTCGCTCGATGTCAAGTCGCCTTTATATGACGCGACTTACGTGCGAGATGTCATCGATGCAATCCTTCTTGCGAGAAGGAATGGATTTGTGGTGAATATCTCGATGCAAGACGGGTGGAGAAGCGGCGAGCCAAATATAAAGCCCTTCGCCACTGCGCATACCGTCAGGAACTGGGACATGCTCAACGAGGTGTTTGGCCAGGACAAAGGGGCGATATTTGAGCTTTACAACGAGCCGCAGGCCAGAGCGACTGCGGCAAATTGGAAAATTTGGCGGGACGGTTCCGCTGACGAATCAGGTCCTGATGCGCCGGTGGGGATGCAAACGTTGCTAGACCGCCTGCGTGAGCGGGGAAGCAAGAATGTGATAATTGTCGACGGCCTCGATTGGGCAAACACCCTGGAGGGAGTTCTACCGTTGGCTGATCCGCTGGAAAAAGTCGTGTACGCGGTGCATCCGTATCTGCATGGACGAGCGGGAGGGAAAAGTGACTGGGACCGGAGGTTTGGCAACATCAGTGCAAGGCTGCCCGTCTACGCAAATGAGTGGAGTGCGGGCGCGGGGTCGAAGCTCGGCCTTGATACTTTGCCCAGCTACCGGCCTGCCGTCGATTTGCTAAATTACCTCAGAGATCACGGCATTGCGCTGAGCGCTGGCGAGTTTGACGTGGAGGGGGTGTTGGTGCAAGAAGTGCCGGGCTGGATTCCTACGAATTACGACGGATATACCTCGGCTGACAATAAAGGAAATGTCGGCCAGCTTGTTCACAACGCATTCATTTCAAAATATTCGCGCCCTTTGACAATGCAGGATGCGCTCTCTTCTCCAAAAGAGTAA